In a genomic window of Pedobacter sp. KBS0701:
- a CDS encoding response regulator transcription factor, with amino-acid sequence MKKTKVLYAEDEPFLARIVLDGLTSSGYEVNLAADGALAWKQFVAEKPDICVLDIMMPQKDGYTLAAEIRKSDPNIPIIFLSAKALTEDVVMGFKNGGNDYLKKPFSIDELLVRMESLLNRFGPANKGENEVNKKYQFRNCELDPVGQKLKTSAGEYSLSYKETVLLELLLKNRNNILEREDALIKIWGEDSFYNGRSMDVFMAHLRKLLKSEPEVQIISLRGVGYKLIC; translated from the coding sequence ATGAAGAAAACTAAGGTTTTATATGCTGAAGATGAGCCGTTTTTGGCGCGGATTGTCCTCGATGGTTTAACCAGCAGTGGTTACGAGGTTAATCTTGCTGCTGATGGGGCGCTTGCCTGGAAACAGTTTGTAGCAGAAAAACCCGATATCTGTGTGCTCGACATCATGATGCCGCAAAAAGATGGTTATACACTGGCGGCTGAAATCAGAAAATCGGATCCCAATATTCCGATTATCTTTTTGAGTGCCAAAGCCCTTACCGAAGATGTGGTGATGGGATTTAAAAACGGAGGTAACGACTACCTTAAAAAACCTTTCAGTATTGATGAGTTGCTGGTGCGGATGGAATCGCTGTTAAATAGATTTGGTCCTGCGAATAAGGGTGAAAATGAGGTAAATAAAAAATACCAGTTCAGAAACTGTGAACTTGATCCTGTTGGCCAAAAATTAAAAACTTCTGCAGGCGAATATTCACTTTCCTATAAAGAAACCGTTCTGCTCGAATTACTATTGAAAAACCGGAACAACATTTTGGAACGGGAGGATGCTTTGATTAAAATATGGGGAGAAGACAGTTTTTACAATGGACGCAGTATGGATGTTTTTATGGCGCACCTGCGCAAACTCCTGAAAAGTGAACCTGAAGTACAGATCATCAGTTTAAGGGGAGTGGGGTATAAACTGATCTGTTGA
- a CDS encoding sulfite exporter TauE/SafE family protein, whose translation MTDYLPLAFLMGLFGSLHCAVMCGPIMLGMPFRKQDFFNSAVQLLLYQLGRIAVYTILGLLVGILGNSIRLFSDQKTLSILIGSGLILFTALQLNKTYRNRFSTLQLKAMNPLSKLMGKVFNLKLWGLFAGMLNGIIPCGMVYLALATALNTGNVQSGATFMFLFGLGTTPLMLMISLGGIFLKKYIRFNTNKLIPWLMLFMGALLIMRSADLGIPFFSPKNTGGYGHSIECR comes from the coding sequence ATGACCGACTATCTGCCATTGGCATTTTTAATGGGCCTGTTTGGAAGCCTCCATTGCGCGGTAATGTGCGGACCCATTATGCTAGGCATGCCCTTCAGAAAACAGGATTTCTTTAATAGTGCGGTTCAGCTTTTGTTATATCAGCTGGGTAGAATTGCTGTTTATACCATTTTAGGCTTGCTGGTTGGCATTTTAGGAAACAGCATACGCCTTTTCAGTGATCAGAAAACGTTGAGTATACTTATTGGTTCGGGATTAATCCTATTCACCGCTTTACAGTTAAATAAAACATATAGAAACCGTTTTTCAACGCTTCAGTTAAAGGCGATGAACCCGCTGAGCAAATTAATGGGGAAGGTATTTAATTTAAAATTATGGGGATTGTTTGCAGGTATGCTTAATGGCATTATCCCCTGTGGCATGGTTTACCTGGCCCTGGCAACGGCATTAAATACGGGCAATGTTCAATCGGGTGCTACTTTTATGTTTCTTTTCGGCCTCGGAACCACCCCATTAATGCTCATGATCTCGCTTGGGGGAATCTTTTTGAAAAAATACATCCGTTTTAACACCAATAAGCTTATTCCCTGGCTAATGCTTTTTATGGGCGCTTTACTCATCATGCGCTCCGCCGATTTGGGCATTCCGTTTTTTTCTCCCAAAAATACAGGCGGTTATGGGCATTCGATAGAGTGCAGGTAA
- a CDS encoding cbb3-type cytochrome c oxidase N-terminal domain-containing protein, with protein sequence MKKIKLLLFSLFLSAASYAAEQKTAEAIVPSQPGLGLSQTEILIILLLLFALVLLFVSLTLLNAFKVMYQEQLNPTKYSGPVKEGALDYDSWLKQKTVKPSIWAKLLSLKPIEEEKNLVIDHAYDGIKELNNPVPAWFNFLFFGTMIFAAGYLFYYHIGGYGDLQDKEYENEMAKAQVEKAAYLEKSANTIDENSVKFDNTPTVLEDGKTIFNTNCVVCHGDKGQGVIGPNLTDDYWLHGGGINNVFKTIKYGVPEKGMISWEKNLNPKQISAVANFILSLKGSNPAGAKAPQGEKYEAKDVKDNEMKVAKDSVNQADVTKK encoded by the coding sequence ATGAAGAAGATTAAACTATTGTTATTTTCACTGTTTTTATCGGCGGCAAGCTACGCTGCTGAACAAAAAACAGCAGAAGCTATAGTACCTTCTCAGCCTGGATTAGGACTTAGCCAAACTGAAATACTCATTATACTGCTTTTGCTTTTTGCATTAGTCCTGCTTTTTGTTTCGCTAACGTTGCTCAATGCATTTAAAGTAATGTACCAGGAACAGTTAAACCCCACTAAATATAGCGGACCTGTGAAGGAGGGGGCACTCGATTACGATAGCTGGTTGAAACAAAAAACGGTAAAACCTTCTATATGGGCAAAATTGTTGAGTTTAAAACCCATTGAAGAAGAAAAGAACCTGGTGATTGATCATGCTTATGATGGCATTAAGGAGCTAAACAATCCGGTACCGGCCTGGTTTAATTTCCTGTTTTTTGGTACGATGATTTTCGCTGCAGGTTATCTCTTTTATTACCACATTGGTGGCTATGGCGATCTGCAGGATAAAGAATACGAGAATGAAATGGCCAAAGCACAAGTAGAAAAAGCAGCCTATCTCGAAAAATCGGCCAATACCATTGATGAAAACTCCGTAAAGTTTGATAATACGCCAACGGTATTGGAAGATGGGAAAACGATTTTTAATACAAACTGTGTGGTTTGCCACGGCGATAAAGGGCAGGGGGTGATTGGTCCCAACTTAACTGATGATTACTGGTTACATGGTGGAGGTATTAATAATGTGTTTAAAACCATTAAATATGGCGTTCCGGAAAAAGGGATGATCAGTTGGGAGAAAAACCTCAATCCGAAACAGATCAGTGCCGTGGCTAATTTTATCTTGTCGTTAAAAGGAAGCAATCCAGCGGGTGCCAAAGCCCCACAGGGCGAAAAATACGAGGCGAAAGATGTAAAAGACAATGAGATGAAAGTAGCGAAAGATAGTGTAAACCAAGCAGATGTTACCAAAAAATAA
- a CDS encoding helix-turn-helix domain-containing protein, whose amino-acid sequence MKTECVGDYVKLKGKTYPCTVSLTMDLIGGKWKAVILYHLKNGPKRYSELRKEMPSITEMTLSLQLKQLEKDALVLRKVYGKKPPIKVIYSLTNFGKGFVPVLEAITNCGNDIVCEHGEFIKA is encoded by the coding sequence ATGAAAACAGAATGTGTAGGCGATTATGTTAAACTAAAAGGAAAAACGTACCCTTGTACGGTAAGCCTTACGATGGATTTAATTGGCGGAAAATGGAAGGCGGTAATTTTGTACCATTTAAAAAACGGACCTAAACGATATAGCGAGCTCCGCAAGGAAATGCCCTCCATCACCGAAATGACATTAAGCCTTCAATTAAAACAGTTGGAAAAAGATGCTTTGGTACTAAGGAAAGTGTATGGTAAAAAGCCACCAATTAAGGTTATTTACAGTTTAACTAATTTTGGAAAAGGTTTTGTTCCTGTTCTGGAAGCCATTACGAACTGTGGCAATGACATTGTGTGTGAACATGGAGAGTTTATCAAAGCCTGA
- a CDS encoding FixH family protein: MNWGTKIVMGMFAFMLFIVGMVIYMFHVHGRDALIEENYYEKGINYNAEYDAKQNVLNDDARPKITITHTQIVIQLKDSAQYELVLMRPANSDDDVKRKGNTTGASHLILVDKTKMAKGMWFINLSWHAEGKVYLFKNNITL; encoded by the coding sequence ATGAACTGGGGAACAAAAATAGTAATGGGGATGTTTGCATTTATGCTATTTATCGTGGGGATGGTGATTTACATGTTCCATGTGCACGGTAGGGACGCCCTGATCGAAGAAAATTATTACGAAAAGGGAATCAATTACAATGCAGAATACGATGCCAAACAGAATGTATTAAACGATGATGCCAGGCCTAAAATTACCATTACCCATACCCAAATTGTAATACAGTTAAAAGACAGTGCGCAATATGAGCTGGTATTGATGAGGCCCGCCAATAGCGATGATGATGTTAAACGAAAAGGAAATACCACCGGAGCTTCGCATCTTATCCTGGTAGATAAAACAAAAATGGCTAAGGGAATGTGGTTTATCAACCTTTCATGGCATGCAGAGGGCAAAGTATATCTTTTTAAAAATAACATTACCTTATGA
- a CDS encoding sensor histidine kinase KdpD codes for MKWLTSRYVFPLAVITLIISLCLQCAWIRQLYLAQKKSVATMLESIVSDASRQITYRSIAKGHEKSARFQQFFLSQEWLALRQAFDELKVDNLRSRFHYGITNDSSVVEMKMSFLNDAKLKFDHKSSAITDGKSQREVSLQDQRDLKVMDSLVNHKLDQLGMPIRRNYALYDYSDGKLVKGKPITNASSAFVSGKYTYNLKFQNRYQLVVPSITWLIIYQMKYYLISSFMMLVLTAAAFYLLIRLMKNQQLYAQARMSFTSNMTHELQTPISTIAVALESISKYHLIDEPEKLENYINISRHELQRLQAMIEKVLKQEQMDLGKTKLQFSLFDVQPVLQQVIYAMDIQVQEKNAELILLQSDEPVFIKGDVMHISNVCYNLIDNALKYSPPHAKIEVSCSIADHELTISFKDNGPGINEIYQQQVFERFFRIFNQDNIHNVKGSGLGLHYVKQVVELHGGRVALQSKIGKGSNFMIILPMYEEN; via the coding sequence ATGAAATGGCTAACTTCCAGATATGTTTTTCCTTTGGCGGTGATTACACTGATCATTAGTCTATGCCTGCAGTGTGCGTGGATAAGGCAATTGTATCTGGCGCAAAAGAAATCTGTTGCTACAATGCTCGAATCTATCGTTAGTGATGCTTCGCGGCAGATCACCTATAGGAGCATTGCCAAAGGACACGAGAAAAGTGCCCGTTTTCAGCAATTTTTCCTTTCTCAGGAGTGGTTGGCCCTAAGGCAGGCTTTTGATGAACTAAAGGTCGACAATCTGCGGAGCCGATTCCATTATGGGATTACCAATGATAGCTCGGTAGTGGAAATGAAAATGTCGTTTCTGAATGATGCTAAACTGAAATTCGACCATAAATCTTCAGCCATTACCGATGGCAAATCGCAACGGGAAGTTTCGTTACAAGATCAGCGCGACCTGAAAGTAATGGATAGTTTAGTGAACCATAAGCTCGATCAATTGGGTATGCCTATCAGAAGAAATTATGCCCTTTACGATTATTCAGATGGGAAACTGGTGAAAGGAAAGCCGATTACTAATGCTTCCTCTGCTTTCGTAAGCGGGAAATATACTTATAACCTTAAGTTTCAAAACAGGTATCAGCTGGTGGTGCCAAGCATTACCTGGCTGATCATTTATCAGATGAAATATTACCTCATTTCGTCGTTTATGATGTTGGTGCTTACGGCGGCAGCGTTTTACCTGCTCATCAGACTGATGAAAAACCAGCAGCTTTATGCGCAGGCGAGGATGAGTTTTACGAGCAATATGACGCATGAACTCCAAACCCCGATCTCGACGATTGCTGTTGCCCTCGAATCGATCAGCAAGTATCATTTAATTGATGAACCCGAAAAACTGGAGAATTACATCAATATCAGCCGCCACGAATTGCAGCGGTTGCAGGCGATGATCGAAAAAGTGCTAAAGCAGGAGCAGATGGATCTTGGAAAAACGAAACTACAGTTTAGTCTGTTCGATGTTCAGCCAGTACTGCAACAGGTTATTTACGCTATGGATATACAGGTGCAGGAGAAAAATGCAGAACTTATACTTTTGCAATCGGATGAACCTGTTTTTATCAAGGGTGATGTCATGCATATTTCGAATGTATGCTATAACCTGATCGATAATGCATTGAAATATTCTCCTCCTCATGCTAAAATTGAGGTATCCTGTAGCATTGCTGATCATGAATTAACAATCAGTTTTAAAGATAACGGCCCGGGGATAAATGAAATTTATCAGCAGCAGGTTTTTGAGCGCTTTTTCAGGATTTTTAACCAGGATAATATACACAATGTGAAAGGATCAGGCCTGGGACTTCACTATGTAAAACAGGTGGTGGAACTCCACGGCGGACGTGTTGCACTGCAGAGCAAAATAGGGAAAGGAAGTAATTTTATGATCATTTTACCAATGTATGAAGAAAACTAA
- the ccoG gene encoding cytochrome c oxidase accessory protein CcoG, translated as MLPKNKPESKGKGRNFIYPKKPSGRLYTYRKWVSYMLLLFLFSCPFLKLNGEQLVLLNFIERKFVFFGLIFTPQDFYLFALAMLIFIIFIVCFTVVLGRLWCGWACPQTIFMEMVFRRIEYWIEGDASKQKKLDEGPWNTEKLWKKGIKHFIFLIISFAIANTFLAYMIGSDVLFKIITEPITGHVSGFISIWLFTFIFYGVFAYVREVVCTVICPYGRLQGVLLDNQSLVVAYDFTRGEPRGRLQRNTQEQKTGDCIDCGLCVQVCPTGIDIRQGTQLECVNCTACIDSCDEVMLKIGKPKNLIGFFNQDFIAERKPYKIGLKSYGYAAVLFVVLMVFSSLIYKRENIQTTVLRASGTLYQSRGTDKTSNLYNAELVNKTNKAVKFTFRSQDSSDQIDFIQQATVLPKEGTVHLTFFLIRKNNSIKKYKTDAVFEVLANGEVLSTATTSFFAQPESE; from the coding sequence ATGTTACCAAAAAATAAACCGGAAAGTAAGGGCAAGGGCAGAAATTTCATTTACCCTAAAAAACCGTCTGGTAGATTGTACACCTACCGCAAGTGGGTAAGTTATATGTTGCTGTTATTTTTGTTCTCCTGCCCGTTTCTAAAACTTAACGGCGAGCAATTGGTGCTGCTGAATTTCATCGAAAGGAAATTCGTTTTCTTTGGGTTGATTTTCACCCCACAGGATTTTTACCTTTTTGCACTCGCCATGCTCATCTTTATCATCTTCATTGTATGTTTTACAGTGGTATTGGGCAGGTTGTGGTGCGGATGGGCCTGTCCACAGACCATTTTTATGGAGATGGTTTTCCGTAGGATAGAATATTGGATAGAGGGTGATGCCAGTAAGCAAAAGAAACTGGATGAAGGACCCTGGAACACCGAAAAGTTATGGAAAAAGGGAATCAAACATTTTATTTTTCTGATCATCTCTTTTGCCATCGCCAATACCTTTCTGGCTTATATGATCGGCTCTGATGTGCTGTTTAAAATCATCACCGAGCCCATTACGGGCCACGTTTCAGGTTTTATATCCATCTGGCTGTTTACTTTTATATTTTATGGTGTATTTGCTTACGTGCGCGAAGTGGTATGCACTGTAATCTGCCCTTATGGCAGGCTTCAGGGGGTGCTGCTTGATAACCAGAGCCTCGTAGTAGCTTACGATTTTACAAGGGGCGAACCCCGCGGACGTTTACAGCGAAATACACAAGAACAAAAAACTGGCGATTGTATCGATTGTGGCTTGTGTGTACAGGTTTGCCCTACGGGGATCGATATCCGCCAGGGAACACAGCTCGAATGTGTGAACTGTACCGCCTGCATCGATTCGTGTGATGAAGTTATGTTGAAAATAGGCAAACCCAAAAACCTGATTGGTTTCTTTAACCAGGATTTTATTGCAGAGCGGAAACCTTATAAAATTGGATTAAAATCTTATGGTTATGCTGCGGTTTTATTCGTGGTATTAATGGTTTTTTCTTCCCTGATTTATAAAAGAGAAAACATCCAGACCACCGTTTTAAGGGCCAGTGGTACTTTATACCAAAGCAGGGGAACGGATAAAACCAGTAACCTGTACAATGCAGAGCTGGTGAACAAAACCAATAAAGCGGTAAAATTTACTTTCAGGTCGCAGGATAGTAGTGATCAGATCGATTTTATTCAGCAAGCAACTGTTTTACCAAAAGAAGGTACCGTGCACCTCACATTCTTTCTGATCAGGAAAAATAATTCGATTAAAAAATACAAAACGGATGCCGTTTTCGAAGTGCTTGCCAATGGCGAGGTGTTGAGTACCGCGACAACTAGTTTTTTCGCACAGCCGGAAAGTGAATGA
- a CDS encoding NmrA/HSCARG family protein, with product MLHTSIENNATSQIEKPLITIVGILGKQGYSVAHSLLASGAYRIRGITRRLDIPEAVELAEKGVELVSLPLSLGYKKEFTEAFRGADSIFLMTPNIAPPATYEFELGKELADAAVEAGVQQIIFSSLENVDKLTDGKLFAPHFTDKAMVEAYIRTLPVRSSFIYMAFFFTNLMEFYNPQLKGDTLVFPIYLPKNFAAPFVDPLTATGPAVLEILSNPDKYSGKSLPVIGDIISPQEMVDTFTKVTGIKAEYRSAYKRQEMLQYFPEFASNDVLLREILGMAEFAVEYGYFSNERDLQWSRQINPRTLNWEAFLRKTKWKGQKLMY from the coding sequence ATGTTACATACTTCAATAGAAAATAACGCAACTTCACAAATTGAAAAACCGCTCATTACCATTGTTGGTATTTTGGGCAAGCAAGGTTATAGTGTTGCGCATAGCCTACTGGCAAGCGGCGCTTACCGTATTCGCGGTATAACCCGCCGGCTTGATATTCCGGAAGCAGTTGAACTGGCGGAAAAAGGCGTTGAGCTTGTAAGCTTACCGCTCAGCCTTGGGTATAAAAAAGAGTTTACAGAAGCATTTCGTGGCGCAGATAGCATTTTTCTGATGACGCCGAACATTGCTCCGCCGGCTACCTACGAATTTGAATTGGGTAAAGAACTGGCAGATGCAGCTGTTGAGGCGGGGGTGCAACAAATCATTTTTAGTAGTCTGGAAAATGTAGACAAGTTAACAGATGGAAAATTATTCGCACCGCATTTCACAGATAAAGCCATGGTTGAAGCATATATCCGCACTTTACCTGTAAGAAGTTCATTTATCTATATGGCTTTCTTTTTTACTAATTTAATGGAATTTTATAACCCTCAATTAAAAGGTGATACGCTTGTATTTCCGATTTATTTACCGAAAAATTTTGCTGCGCCATTTGTAGATCCGCTTACTGCAACCGGACCTGCTGTTTTAGAGATTCTTTCAAATCCGGATAAATATTCAGGCAAATCCTTACCTGTAATTGGTGATATCATTAGCCCGCAGGAAATGGTTGATACTTTTACCAAAGTGACAGGTATAAAAGCTGAATACCGTTCGGCATATAAAAGGCAGGAAATGCTCCAATATTTCCCGGAATTTGCTTCAAATGATGTTTTGTTGCGAGAGATTTTAGGAATGGCAGAATTTGCTGTAGAATATGGTTACTTCAGTAACGAGCGTGACCTGCAATGGAGCCGGCAGATCAATCCG
- a CDS encoding outer membrane beta-barrel protein, with protein MKKFLLLLLLYFPLITLAQLRNGLVTDKTGEPIDGVTIVLHHADSTVAVQISKNGLFSFQQPFIGNYVLTLKAVGYKDMSKAIGLPMDSVTIMMISDDKTLDQVTVSASKPLIVRKIDRVIFNVENSIVASGATVWDALGRAPGVQTRFDSGVTANNKGVVIYMDDKPIRLSGEDLAAYLRSLPSDNIAKIEIMANPTAKYDAQGGAVINIISKKPKGDGFNIVLSAGYTQSTYSSYNPSMVFNYRKDKLNVYGSYGYSRRKKDHTENEYVIFDSPENYSDWRNDKSGIRSGNANSYKIGADYNLSSKQVIGILVNGYNGNNSRPNQVLTTIVNNYKPLPDSILHTQNVSNGKVYQYSFNLNYKIKLDTNGRNINVDVDYVPYQNKNSQQVDTYGTLANGNLLSDNYHIFTPSNQNIDIYSGKLDYTDKFWKKWTFESGLKYSSIRTRNNFDFYNNQATGPELIPNRSDRFEYAENVSAIYASISGDVGNWSFEGGFRGEYTRTNGQSMVLNTNNQNNYFKLFPTLFVAYKMNKDHEINLTYNSRINRPEYWRLNPFKSYTSPYTYLEGNPALQPAFIYNGELGYTYKQQYNISFYLRRVVDYFSNITVQDNGSKLFYDTQRNLDLSQETGFSASFPIQAASWWEINNYAQGSYRQEKSGYLQARYDYHVWGIYLSSNHAFTLNKAQGLKAEISAWYSSPTIQGIYKLARLYDVSAGMSKSLLKGKGTLRLAVNDIFYGNAYRIDVNYENQRNGFYEQNDTRSATLSFSYRLGGNPTAARKRTSASEEEKKRTQ; from the coding sequence ATGAAAAAGTTCCTCTTACTCCTTCTCTTATATTTCCCTCTGATCACTTTAGCGCAGTTGCGTAACGGTTTGGTAACTGATAAAACCGGCGAACCGATTGATGGGGTAACCATTGTCCTGCACCATGCAGATTCGACCGTAGCCGTCCAGATTTCAAAAAACGGGCTGTTCAGTTTTCAGCAGCCTTTTATAGGCAATTATGTTTTAACGCTGAAGGCCGTTGGATATAAAGATATGAGCAAAGCAATAGGTCTTCCGATGGATTCAGTCACGATAATGATGATCAGTGACGATAAAACGCTGGATCAGGTCACGGTATCCGCTTCAAAACCGCTTATTGTAAGAAAAATCGACAGGGTGATATTCAATGTCGAAAACAGCATAGTGGCCAGTGGTGCTACGGTTTGGGATGCGCTGGGTAGAGCACCTGGCGTACAAACGCGTTTTGATAGCGGGGTAACGGCAAACAATAAAGGCGTGGTGATTTATATGGATGATAAACCCATCAGGTTATCGGGTGAAGATCTGGCGGCCTACCTCCGGAGTTTGCCCTCAGATAATATTGCCAAAATAGAAATTATGGCTAATCCAACTGCCAAATACGATGCCCAGGGTGGTGCAGTAATCAATATTATTTCTAAAAAACCAAAAGGTGATGGTTTTAATATCGTACTTTCTGCCGGTTATACCCAATCAACCTATAGCAGCTATAATCCGAGTATGGTATTCAATTATCGGAAAGACAAGCTGAATGTGTACGGCAGTTACGGCTACAGCAGGCGTAAAAAGGACCATACAGAAAATGAATATGTTATTTTCGACTCGCCTGAAAATTACTCGGATTGGCGGAATGATAAATCGGGAATACGCTCGGGAAATGCCAATAGTTATAAAATTGGTGCCGACTACAACCTCAGCAGCAAACAGGTAATTGGTATTTTGGTAAATGGCTACAATGGGAACAACAGCAGGCCGAACCAGGTGCTAACCACGATTGTAAATAACTATAAACCATTACCAGATTCAATCCTCCATACGCAAAACGTTTCTAATGGAAAAGTTTACCAATATAGCTTTAACCTTAATTACAAGATTAAACTGGATACCAATGGCCGGAATATTAACGTAGATGTGGATTATGTGCCATATCAGAACAAAAACAGTCAGCAGGTAGATACTTATGGCACGTTGGCCAACGGCAATCTACTTTCCGACAATTACCACATCTTTACTCCATCTAACCAGAATATCGATATCTATTCGGGAAAACTGGATTATACGGATAAGTTCTGGAAGAAATGGACCTTTGAATCGGGACTGAAATACAGCAGTATCCGTACCCGTAACAACTTTGATTTTTATAATAATCAGGCCACTGGCCCAGAATTGATACCGAACCGCAGCGACCGTTTTGAATATGCAGAAAATGTATCGGCTATTTACGCGAGTATTAGTGGAGATGTAGGTAACTGGAGCTTTGAAGGCGGTTTTCGTGGCGAATACACCCGGACAAATGGCCAATCAATGGTATTAAACACCAATAACCAAAACAACTATTTTAAGCTTTTCCCAACACTTTTTGTGGCGTATAAAATGAATAAGGACCATGAAATAAACCTCACTTATAATTCGAGAATCAACAGGCCTGAATACTGGAGGCTTAACCCTTTTAAATCTTACACCAGTCCATACACCTACCTGGAGGGCAACCCGGCATTGCAACCTGCTTTTATATACAATGGCGAACTGGGTTATACCTACAAACAGCAATATAATATTTCATTTTACCTAAGGCGGGTGGTTGATTATTTTAGTAATATCACGGTACAGGATAATGGCTCAAAACTCTTTTATGATACCCAGAGGAACCTCGATTTAAGCCAGGAGACGGGCTTTTCAGCCTCCTTTCCGATCCAGGCGGCTTCATGGTGGGAAATCAACAATTATGCACAGGGCTCCTACCGCCAGGAAAAATCGGGATATTTACAGGCCCGCTACGATTATCATGTATGGGGCATTTATCTAAGTTCTAACCATGCTTTTACATTAAATAAAGCTCAGGGTTTAAAAGCAGAAATCAGCGCATGGTACTCTTCCCCTACCATACAGGGTATTTATAAGCTTGCACGGCTTTACGATGTGAGTGCTGGTATGAGCAAAAGTTTGTTAAAAGGTAAAGGAACTTTAAGGCTGGCTGTAAACGATATTTTTTATGGAAATGCCTACCGGATTGATGTTAATTATGAAAATCAACGCAATGGCTTTTACGAGCAAAACGATACCCGCAGCGCTACCTTAAGTTTCTCGTACAGGCTGGGCGGTAATCCTACAGCAGCGAGGAAAAGAACTTCGGCAAGTGAGGAGGAGAAGAAACGCACGCAGTAG